The window GCCGTCGACGTTGGGGAACCGGCCCATCGCCACCAGAACGTCGGCGAAGTTGATTCCGGACGCGGCGACGGCCACCTCGATCTCACCGGGGCCGGGTGAAGTCCGGTCACACGTGACGAGTTCCAGCGTCTCCAGGTCACCCGGGGTGCGGATCTGCAGGCGCATCCCGTCGCTGTCGTGATTGGCGACCGTGACCTGCCGCTCGTCGGGACGCAGCGGTGCGGCACGCAACCGGGCCGTGTACCAGACAGCATCGCGCCACGCCGTCTCGTCCTCTTCGGAGTCGCTGAGCAGTTGGCGGGCCAACGACGCCGCCTCGGCCGCCCCGTGCACATCGATCAGAGTGGTGCGCAGATGCGGATACTCCGCGCCGAGAACGCGCACCAGGCCACGAAGTGCCCCGAACGCCAGGTCCGGTACGTCACCCGGGAGCACGGTCTGCGCACCGTGGGTCACGACGGCCAACCGGGGGAGCCGGCCGTCGATCGCGGTCACTTCGCGCGCGATGCGCAGCAGGTGCTGAGCCTGCCGGAGACCCTGCACGGTGCAGTCTTCCTGCGGCGCAGCCGTCGTCGTTCCCGTCATCACGACCACTCCGGCGAACTGCCTGTCGCGCAGACGACTTCGCAGGTGTTCGGTGTTCGCCGCCTCGTCGGTACCGCACGTCCAGAACACCGAGGTGCACTCCGCACCGTGCCGCAGCAGCGCATCCGCCAGCGCGGCCGTCGGCACCGCGGCGGTGTCGTCCGCGCCGATCAACAGCCACGCGCCGGCGACGTCGGCTTCGGGTTCCGGTGGACGGCTCTGCTGCCACTCCACGGTCAGCAGCCGCTCCGCGAGCACCCGGTCCCGGTGGGCGCTGTCCGACGAACCCGCACCGAACGACAGTCCCTGCACGCTGATCAGGACCGCGCCGTCGCCATCGAGGACGTCGAGGTCGGCCTCGACACCGGAGCTGTCGACGCGCGTCACGCGGGTATAGCAGTACTGCGCGTGGCGGGGCGCGCCGTGCACACGAAGCCGCTGCACACCCAACGGCATTCCGAGGACGTCTTCGCCCAGGGCCTGCACGTGGGGGCTCGCCGCGACCGACTGGAAACATGCGTCCAGCAGTGCCGGGTGCACTCGGTAGGCGGACTGCTCACCTCGGAGTCCACCGGGCAGCGCGAGCTCGGCCAGCACGGAACCCGTTGCACTGGTGCTGATGTGAAGATCGCCGAGACCGGCGAACGCCGGGCCGTACTGCACACCGAGCCGGTCCAACCGGGCACGTACCTCGTCGCCCGCCGTCACCTGCGGATGGGCGCGCAGCAGTTCGGCGAGCTCGTAGCCTTCCGGCGCCCCGTCCTGCATCGCGCGAAGCACCGCGGTGGCCTGCCGCGCGTGTTCGCCGTTCTGATTCGTCTCGACGACGAAGTCGACGGCGTCGGCGCCCGCCGACGACGTCGACACCCCGAGCGCCGTGTGCTCGTCGAGCGGCAGCGCCTGGACGAACACGAGGTCGCAGACCTCGGCCGGCCCGAGCGCGACTGCCCCTGCCGCCAGGGCCATCTCGCAGTAGGCCGCACCGGGAAGCACGGCGACATCCCGGATGCGATGCTCGGCGAGCCAGCGGTGGGTCGCGGTGCCCACCTCGGCCTGCCACACATACTGTTCGGGCTCCCGCTGCAGACGCACATGCGGCCCGAGCAACGGGTGCGCCGCGACGCTGTAGCCGGTCGGCGTCCGGGATTCACCGGTTTCGTCACTGAGCCACAGGCGACGGTGCGTCCATCGCGGGAGCGGCGCATCGACCAAGCGGCCGCCGGGATAGAGCACGCCGAAGTCGACATGGGCGCCCGCACAGTGGACCTCGGCGACGACGTCGGCCAACCCCTGGCGAGCGACCTCCTCACCGACACCCGCCGGCGTCGCCACGGACACGTCCAGGTTCGCCGCGGTCTGTTCCACGGCGTCGGCCAGGGACCGTCCGAACGGCAACTCCACGAAGACCCGGAACCCGTCCTCCACCGCCGCGCGCACCGCTGCGGCGAACCGCACCGTGCGGCGCAGCGCCTGAACCCAGTACCTGGCATCGCAGAACGGTTCTTCGCGGGGATCGAAACCGGTCGCCGAATAGAACGGCACCGTCGGGGTACGGGGATCGACCGCACCGAGCAGTCCGGTCAGCTCCTTGAGGATCGGATCGAGTTGCGGTGAGTTCGCCGCCACCTCGACCTCGATCGTCCGCGCCTCGACACCGCGCTCCCGCCACTGCGCGACCATCTCGTGGACCCGCTCGGCCGCGCCGGAGATCACCGTCGACTCGGGTGCGGACACCACCGCGATCACGACATCCTTGATCGAGCGCATCGTCAGCTCGGAAAGCACCTGCTTGGCAGGAAGTTCCACCGATGCCATGGCGCCGGCGCCGGCGACGCCCGCCATCAACCGCGAGCTACGGCACACGACCCGCACGCCGTCCTCCAGGGACAGCGCACCGGCGACCACCGCCGCGGAGATCTCACCCATCGAATGGCCGATGACCGCGCCGGGGCGCGCGCCCCCGGCGGTCAGTGCGGCGGCCGCGGCCACGCCGATCGTGAACACCACCGGCTGCACGCGGTCGAAACCCGTGACGTCCAGGGGCCGTTGCAACGCGTCGGTGACCGAGAACCCGGCTTCTGCGGCGATGAGTGGTTCGATCTCGGCGACCGTCGCCGCGAACACCGGATCTGACCGCAGAAGGTCGGCGCCGAGCGCGGCGAACTGTGAACTCTCCCCGCTGAACACCCACACCGGCCCCCGGACACCGTCGCCGACAGACCGGCACCGGCGGAACCGACCTTCGGCGACACCGCGCAGCGCTTCGCGCAACTCCGACCTGTCGCGGGCGAGCACCGCAGTGCGGACCGGACGGTGCGCACGCCGCCGCGCCAGGGTGTACCCCAGATCGGGTAGGGCGACGTCGTCGTGCGCGTCGACCCAGGCGGCCAACCGGTCGGCGGTGCGGGCGAGCTGCTCGTCCGAGGTCGACGACAGCGGGAAGACCAACGGTGCCTGATCAGCTGCGGAATCCCTTGCAGGCGTGGCGTTCTCGTCGCTGTACCCACGGGTGGGTCCAGGAGCCTGCTCCACGATCGCGTGCACGTTTGTACCCGAGGTCCCGTACGCCGACACCGCGGCCCGCCGGGGCAGGCCATCGGTCTCCGGCCACGCGCTGGTCGATTGCGGCACAAAGAGATTCGTCTGGATGCCGGCGACGGTATCGGGCAGCCGGGTGAAGTGCAGGTTTTGCGGGATGGCACCGTGGCGCACCGCGAGGACCGCCTTCATCAGACCGAGGATTCCCGAAGCCGACTGGGTGTGACCGACATTGGTCTTCACCGAGCCGAGCGCGCAGGGTGCGCCCGTCCCGTACACCTCGGCCAGGCTCGCGTACTCGATCGGATCCCCGTCGGGGGTGCCGGGTCCGTGCGCCTCGATCAGACCGATCGTGTGCGCCTCGACTCCCGCGACATCGAGCGCGGCGCGGTACAGCGCGGTCTGCGCGGTCTGCGACGGGGTGGGGAAGTCCCCGCTGCCGCCGTCGTGGTTGGCCGCGGTGGCGCGGATGACGGCGAGGACCCGGTCGCCGTCGCGCAGGGCGTCGGGGAGCCGCTTGAGCAACACGACCGCGACGGCCTCGCCGGTGACGTATCCGTCGGCCTCGGCATCGAAGGCATGACAGCGGCCGGTGGGAGACAGGTAGCTCTGGGCGGTGCCGGCCACGAACTTTCGCGGCTCCAACATGATGAAGGCGCCACCGGCCAACGCCAGGGCGCTCTCACCGTCGTGGAGACTGCGGCACGCCATGTGCACCGCGGTGAGGCCGGACGAGCAGGCGGTGTCCAGCGTCAGTGCCGGACCTCGGAGCCCGAGGGCACGCGATATCCGCCCCGAAGCCATGCCGAGCGTGTTGCCCTCGAACCCGTACGGGCCGGCCATCGCGTCGGAGTCGGCGTTGACCAGCTGATAGTCGAAGTGGCTCAAACCGACGAACACACCGGTCGGAGATTCGGTCAACGACGCCGGGGTCAACCCGGCGTGCTCGACCGCCTCCCACGACGTCTCGAGCAACAGCCGATGCTGCGGGTCGAGCGCAGTGGCCGCCTGCTCGTCGATCCCGAAGAATTCGGCATCGAAGCCCGCGACGTCGTCGAGGAAGGCACCCCACTTCGATGCCGTCCTGCCCGGCACGCGGGGTTCGGGGTGGTAGTACTCGTCGGCGTCCCAACGGTCGCGGGGAACGTCGGTGACCAGGTCCTCGCCGCGAAGCAGCGCCTCCCAGAGGAGTTCGGGCGAGTCGATGCCACCCGGCAGCCGGCACGCCATGCCGATGACGGCGACGGGGACGGGCGCTTCGCGGGTCATCGCGTGGGAACTGGTCGCCGGACGGTGGAGTTTGCCCGAGGATCGGGCAGACCGAATGAAGCCATGTCGTCTCCTCACAACAGCGAGCGTGAGGTTCGCTGTTTCGCCGCGTCCGGGCGCAGATCAGGAACCCGGCATCAATTGACGCAGACGTAGGTTACCCGGTCAAGTGCTGGAATGGCCGCAAGTCGGCACCCGTGGGCCGACGTCAGGCCCGCCGCCGCGGGCAACTTTCGTGTTCAACGGTGCGGGATTGACGCCTGCGGTAATTTGCATCGCGTGACAGAGGTGGTTGAGACATCGATCCCGGCGTTGTTGCGCGAACGCGCCAGCCTTCAGCCGGACGACACGGCGTACACGTTCGTCGACTACGAGAAGGACCCCGCCGGCATCCCGGAGAGCCTCACCTGGCCCCAGCTGTACCGGCAGGTGTCGAACGTGGCTCGCGAGCTTCGGCTGTGCACCTCTCCGGGCGATCGCGCCGTGATCTCGGCTCCGCAGAGTCTCGACTACATCGTCGGGTTCCTCGGCGCGCTGGAGGCCGGGCTGATCGCCGTGCCGCTGTCGGTGCCACAAGGCGGCGTGGCCGACGAACGGGTCGACTCGGTACTGCGGGACGCTGCGCCGACGGTCGTGCTCACCACCTCCGCCGTGGCCGGTGACGTCGCCGCACACGTATCGGCCAGGCCGGGGGAGTCAGCGGCGTCCGTCGTCGAGATCGACCTCCTGGACCTGGAGGCTGCGGGGCGGTCGAGCTTCGGGTTCACCGACCCGGACGACCAGGGCATCGCGTACCTGCAGTACACCTCCGGGTCGACCCGCAGTCCGGCCGGGGTGATGATCTCCTACAAGAACCTGTTGACCAACGTGCAACAGATCACGACCGACTACGCCGTCGACGTCGGCGGGGTGGCGCCCCCTGACATGACGGTGGTGTCGTGGCTGCCCTTCTACCACGATCTCGGGTTGATCATGGGCGTGTGCACGCCCGTGTACGGCGGTTACCACACCGTTCTCACCAGCCCGCTGGCGTTCCTGGAGCGGCCGGCACGCTGGATGCAGATGTTGGCGGACAACTCCGCGGCGTTCTCGTCGGCACCGAACTTCGCGTTCGAGCTGGCGACCCGCAAGACCACCGATGCCGACATGGCCGACCACGATCTCGGCGACGTCTTCATCATCCAGAGCGGCGCCGAGCGCGTGAATCCCACCACGCTCAAGCGGTTCACCGACCGGTTCGCGGCCTTCAACCTGGACGAACGGGTCATCCAGCCGTCCTACGGACTCGCCGAGGCGACGCTCTACGTCGCGACGGTCAGGCCGGGCCTGCCGCCGGCCATCGTCGACTTCGAACCCGACCAACTGTCAGCCGGCACCGCCACGAGGTCCGTGAATAGCGGGGGCACCCCACTGGTCGCCTACGACACTCCGCTGTCGGAGCTCTCCCCGACGGTGCGGATCGTCGACCCCGAGACCCGGACCGAGTGTGCCGACGGATCCACGGGCGAGGTCTGGGTGCACGGCGACAACGTCGGTCTGGGCTACTGGCGCAAACCCGAGGACAGCGAACGGGTCTTTCGGGCCACGCTGGTCGAGCCGTCGGCGGGCACCCCGGAAGGACCATGGTTGCGCACCGGTGACCTGGGCTTCATCTCCGAAGGGCAGCTGTTCATCGTCGGCCGGATCAAGGACCTGCTGATCGTCTACGGCCGCAACCACGCACCCGAGGACATCGAGGCGACGATCTCCGAGATCACCAAGGGCCGCGTCGCGGCGATCTCGGTCCCGCTCGACGGTGTCGAGCAGCTGGTCGCGATCGCGGAGTTCAAGAAGCGCGGCGATTCCGCCGAGCAGTTCACCGACGCCACCCGGGACATCACCTCGGCGATCTCCACGGCGCACGGACTCTCGATCGCAGATCTGGTGCTGGTGGCCCCGGGCTCCATCCCGATCACCACCAGCGGCAAGATCCGCAGACAGTCCTGCGCCGAGGAGTACCGCCGAAATCGGTTTGCCCGCTTGAACTCCTGAGGCGCGGCCCGCGAAAGCCCGGGCTCAGCAGTCGGCCTCGATACGGAACGTCGCCGACACCGCCTCGCTCGGCCTGTCGTCGAACGCGCCGTCGGCGGTGCCGGAGATCGTGAACGAGCCGCCGTCGGTGGTGACCTCGGCGTCGCCGATGTTGTCGGCCCAGAAGGAGCCGGTGAATCCGCCGAAGCCACGGAAGTTCACCGACTCCGCCGTGACCGTCTCGCCGGTGGACACCACGGCGACGAAGCCGCTGTCCTCTTCCGGCGTCTCGATGAACCACGACCATCCCGCCTGATGGCAGCGGACCACGTGTTCACCGCCGGTGTCGTCACCGTCGATCGAGACGGTCGCGGTGGTGCCACCGAGCGCGGGCTCGGGGGTCGAACAGCCGGCAACGCCGAGGACGAGGGCACTGCCGGCGACGGCCACCATGAGATGTCGGGTCAACATGCCGCCCGACTTTATTCGCTCGGACGCCCGTGTCCGGCCGGAATGCCCGGGTTTGCGGCGCGGGTCCCGGACACCGGCGGGTGCCCGCTCATCGCAGCAGGGCGGCAGTCGCATCGTCGGCCGGGAGGAAGGCCTCGACGCTGAGCTCGGCGGCGGTGAGGTCCAGCGCGGTTCCGAACGTCGTCACCGTGCTCAGAAACCTCAGCGTGCGACCGCCGGCGATCCGGAGCACGAGAGGCACGGCAACCCCACCCAGATCCGGTGAATCCTCGAATCCGCCCGGATAGGACTCGATTTCGGCGAGCAGCTCACTCAACTCCGCACATCCGTCAGCCGCCACTTCCCGGCGCAACCTCTCGATCAGATGGGTGCGCCACTGCGCGAGGTTTCCGATCCGCGGGGCCAGCCCGTCGGGGTGAAGCGCGATGCGCAACGCGTTGGGCCGCTCGAGCAGATGCGCAGCGACGCCGTCGAGCAACACCCCGGCACCGGCATTGGTCTGCAGAATCCACCATCCGCGGCTGACGACCACACACGGGAACGGCTCGTAGGCGTCCAGCACCCGCGCAACACCCGCCCGCACCGCGGCCATGTCCGGCGAGTCGAGGGGTCGCTCGGTGTACGCGGGCGCGAAACCGGCGGCGATCAACATCCGGTTCTGGTCGCGCTGGGGCACGCCGAGCACCCATGCCAGACGTAACACCATGGCGCGGCTGGGTTTTGCGCGCCCCGTCTCGACGAAGCTGATGTGGCGCGCCGACACACCGGCGTCAAGAGCCAGCTCCAGCTGACTGAGCCGCCGACGCTGCCGCCAGCCGCGCATCAGGGTGCCGAATCCGATGTCCGCTGCGGTCACGCCCACGAGTCTGCTGCACGCGCTGCGGTCAGACCACTACCTCGGAGGTAATTGCGGCGCATACCTGACGGCCGCACCCTGGAGTGGACAGGGGAGAGAGGCACACCATGTTCTCGAAATCGGCGATGACATCGAAGACAGTGCACCCGACCACGGCGGCGATCCCGCGATGGCTGCGAGTCGTCCTTCGGTGCGATCGCGCGGGATCGTCCTGGTACATCGGGCTGGGATTCTTCTTCGCCCCCGCGCTGATCGTGGTGTCGCCGTGGCCCGCGCTCACCGCGGCGCTGTGGGTGGGAATCGCCCTGGCGGGGCTGTGGCTGGGCGTGCTCGGCGTCGCGATGGCGACCGGGTTGGCGATCGTGCTGCGGGCCGGCCAGGAGATCCCCGAGGACTACTGGCGGTCGATCCTCGACTATCCCGGCGTCACGACTGATGCACCTGGTGCGCAACCGGGCAGCCCTGCCCGCTGTAGTCGACCTGCCAGTGTTTGATGCCGTTGAGCCAGCCCGACCGGAGCCTGTCGGGGGTGCCGATCGCGCTGAGATCCGGCATGTGGTCTGCGATCGCATTGAACATCAGGTCGATCGTCATCCGCGCCAGATTGGCGCCGATGCAGTAGTGCGCACCGGTTCCGCCGAATCCGACGTGCGGGTTCGGGTCGCGCAGGATGTCGAACCTGAACGGGTCCTCGAAGACCTCCTCGTCGAAGTTCGCCGACCGGTAGGACATGACGACCCGCTGGCCCTTCCTGATCTGCACTCCCGACAGTTCGTAGTCGGTCAGCGCGGTGCGCTGGAAAGAGGTCACCGGCGTGGCCCACCGCACGATCTCGTCGACCGCGGTGACGGGGCGCTCGCGTTTGTAGAGCTCCCACTGGTCGGGGTGCTCGGTGAACGCGATCATGCCGTGGGTGATCGAATTGCGCGTGGTCTCGTTGCCCGCGACCGCGAGCAGCACCATGAAGAATCCGAACTCGTCGTCGGAGAGCTTGTGACCGTCGACGTCGGCCTCGATCAGCTTGGTCACGATGTCCTCGCCCGGATGCTCCGCGCGCACGGCGGCCAACTGCATCGCATACATGATCAGTTCGGTTGCCGCATTGCGGTTGTCGTAGTGGGCGTACTCGGGGTCGTCGTCACTGACCATCTGGTTGGACCAGTCGAACAGCTTCTTGCGGTCGTCCACCGGCACCCCGAGAAGCCCGGCGATCGCCTGCAGAGGAAGTTCACAGGACACCTGCTCGACGAAGTCGCCGGAGCCCGCCGACGCCGCCGTCTTCGCGATGTTCTGCGCCCGGGCGTTGAGGTCGTCGCGCAACCGCTCGACCGCCCGCGGGGTGAAGCCGCGCGAGATGATCTTGCGCAGATGGGTGTGGCGCGGGGCGTCCATGTTGAGCAGCACGAGGCTCCCGGTCTCGATCTGCTCGCCGGTGGAGCCCTCCGGGTACCGGGGGAGCGCCGTCTTCACCTCGCTGGAGAACACATCGCTGCGTTTGGAGATCTCCTTGACATCGTGGTGTTTGGTCACCACCCAGTAGCCGCCGTCACCGAACCCCCCGATGCCGTCGGGCTGCTCGTTCCACCAGATCGGCGCGCAGCGACGGAGCTCGGCGAGTTCCTCCACGGGCAGCCGTTCACGGTTGAGGTCGGGATCGGTGAAGTCGAATCCGGGGGGCAGGGTCGGAGTCGCCATGCATTCGCTCCTAAGCGTCGACTGGCCGTACCGCATTGCTACACCACCGGGCTACCGGGGGTGGCGAAGTTGCGCAAACGTCAGTCTGCGGTTGTAACGAAATGGCCCGCGGATCTGATGCATTCTGTGACAACACCAGGGACCGGGAGGATGCATCGTGAAGTTCGGTTTCCGCGCGAAGACGGCGTCGATCATCGGGGCGGCCGCCGCCGCGACACTGATGGCCGCCGCACCGACGGCACTGGCCGAACCCGCAGGACCGGCACTGCCCGAGCCGGTTCCGGCTCTGCTGTCGGCGCCCGCACCACTGGCCGCACCCGAGGCCCCGATCCCCACGCCGGTCGCGCCCGCGGCCCCGGCCGCTCCGGTGGTCGCAGCCGCCGGCGACCCGGCTGCTCTTCCTCTGGCCGCACCGGCGCCCGATGCCGGCGTCCCCCATCTGGCGAGCCCGGAGAACCTCCCGCCCGGCACCAGTGTCACCCCGACCCAGCAGGGTCGTTTCGGTTACTTCCGGGAGTTGTGGCATGCGATGCGCACCCAGGAGGTCAGCGGCAGCGACGCCCTGCTGCTCCTGACGCAGCGGCCCATGAGCTCGGGCCCGCAGCAGGCCATGTCTCCGGTGCCCCCCGCACCGGCGCCGGCGCCGGCTCCCGCGCCGGCCCCTTAGGTCACACCGACGAGACCGTCGGCACACACCCTCTCGATCCGCGCAGGCACGTGTTTGTGCCACGGCGTCCCGGCGTACGCGTCGCGCCGAGCGCTCGACGTCAACGTGTTCGGTGCGACGCCCGGGGACAGGGATTCCCCGTCCGGACGGAGATGGTCCACCCCGAAACCGTTCGGCAACGACGCGTGCCCGGGCAACATCGCCTCACTGATCTCCACCGTCGCCTCCGCAGTGCCCGCTGCCGTGGTGATGCGCGCACGGCCACCGTCGACCAGGCCCAGCACAGCGGCGTCGTGCACGCTGACCCGTAGCGCTCCGTCGGGGTCACGGGTACGCCACGCGGGGTCGCGGATGATGTCGTTGGCGGTGTAGGCGCGCCGCTCGCCCGCGGACAGCACGATCGGGAACTCGTCGTCGGTCAGGGCGTCCGCAGCGTCGGCCAGGGCCCGGATGTCCGCGAGCATCTCAGGGATCTCCAGTGCGATCCTGCGGTCGGGGTGACTGATCAGAGCGAAGTCATCCTGGTACTCGTGCTCGGTGAACGTCACCCCCGAACGTCCGTCGAGGATCGCGGTGAACAGCGCGTTGCCGTCGGCGTGCCCCGCCCGGTGTACCGCCTCGGGATAGGTCAAGGCCGCCTTCTGCGCCAGCCCCCACAGCGCTGCAGCCCCTGAAAGACCCTCGGGCAGGGTGGGTCCCAAGGTCTCGTACAGCACGAACGGCAGCACCTTGCCCAGGCCGGGGTTCGCCGAGACCGCGGTCAGGAAGGCCTCGGTGTAGGCCGGCAGGCCTTGGGCGGCGGCCCTGCGCAACGGCGCGAGCTCGGCATCGTCGACGACGCCGAGCGCACGCATCAGGCGTGCCCAGATCTCCGGTTCCGGCAGCGTGCCGGGCAGCGGCTCCATCAGCGGGTGCCGCAGATGAAAGGTGTTGTGCGGGAACTCCAGATTGAAGAACGTCGCCTCGACCTTCTCGAACTGACTCGCCGCGGGCAGCACATAGTGGGCCAGGCGGGCGGTCTCGGTCATCGCGACGTCGATGACCACCAACAGCTCGAGTTCGGAGAACGCGCGGCGAACCGCTGCCGAGTCGGCAACCGAGTGCGCGGGGTTGCTGCTTTCGACGATCAGTGCGCGAAACCGGTCGGGGTGGTCGGTGAGGATCTCCTCGGGTATCACGTTGCTGGGCATCAGGCCGCCGATGATCGGCGCGCCCGTGACCGGTGTCCGGCCCACCCCGCCGGGCCGGAACAGCGGCGCAAACGACGAATGCAGGTGCTGCGCACCACGTTTGGCGAAGTTCCCGGTCAGGATCCACAGCATCTTGTTCAGGTACGAACACAACGTGCTGTTCAGCGACTGCTGGACGCCGAGGTCCTCGAACACCGCGACACTGCCGGCGGCGGCGATCCGGCGCGCGGCCGACCGGATCAGCGCCTCGTCCACGCCGCACCGACGGGCATACTCCGCGACGGGCACCTCGCGCAGCACCTCGCGGACCGCGTCGACGCCGTTGACATGTGCGGCGAGAAAGGCGTCGTCACAGAGGTCTTCCTGCACCAGCACCCCGGCGAGCGCCGCCAGACACCACGCGTCCGAGCCGGGTCGGACGCGCAGGTGGATGTCGGCCATCCGTGCGGTGTCGGTGATCACCGGATCGATGACGATCATGGACCGTCCCGGGTCCCTGGCGATCTCGTTGAGCACCACCCGTGCCCGAGGGAAACTCTGCGACATCCACGGGTTCTTGCCGACGAAGACCGCCACCTCGGCGTGTTCGAACTCGCCGCGGGTGTGGTTGCCATACAGATGTGTGTCGATCCAGTGTTCGCCCGTCTTCTCCTGAGCCAGCGCATTGGACCGGTAGTGGGAGCCCAGGGCTTTGAGGAAGGCTCCGCTGTACGCACCGCCGAGGTGGTTTCCCTGGCCGCCCCCGCCGTAGTACAGGATCGTGTCTCCACCGTGGTTCGCCGCGATCGCCCGGAAGCCGTCGGCGATCTCGGAAATCGCGGTTTCCCAGTCGATCTCCTCGTAGGTGCCGTCGGGGCGGCGGCGCATCGGGGAGGTCAGGCGATTGGGGTTGTTCTGGTAGTGGTCGAGACGCAGCGCCTTGTTGCACGTGTAGCCGCGCGAGGCGGGATGTTCTTTGTCGCCGCGGATGCGGGCGAGCGTGCGGTCGCGCACCTGCACCACGATGCCGCAGTTGCACTCGCACAGGATGCAGGCGCTCGCCTGCCACCCGTTGGGCTGTTCGGACATCGCGGTGCTCACTTCCGTCGGGTGCCGGTCCGGGCGTCGATCAGCGAGGTCAGCTGTCCCGCAACGAGATCGAGGGGTTTCAGGTCGCGTGTCGCTCGTGCGACGACGATTGCCCCCTCGAACGACGTGAGCACCAGCATGGCCAGGGCCGCAGCGTCCGCCCTGGGCACGCCGTCGGCGATCAGGCGTTGCTCGATGATGTCGCTCCAGCGGGTGAGCGCCGCTGCGGCGCGCTCGATCACCGGCGCCGACTGCTCGGGTTTGTCCGGATCGCCCGATTCGACGGCGACCGCGACCACGGGACATCCGGCACGGAAGTCACTGTCCTGCAACTGTGTGCGGTAGTAACCGAACAGGTCGTCGAGAACCTCGAGGCTGGAGGACGCCCGACTGAGCCGCTCCGCCATGAATTCCGCGGCGTAGTCGACGGCTTCGCACAGGAGCTGCGTCCGCCCGCCGGGGAAGTAGTGGTAGGCAGATCCGCGGGGGGCGCCGCTGTGTTGCAGGACATCGGCGATGGCCGTGGGGTGCGCTCCGCGCTCGCGGATCAGCAACGCGGCCGAGACGACCATGCGCTCACGGGGAGTTGTCACAGGCGTACTTCCCTTCGAGGTATGTATGCAACACTACATAACCCGGCGCAGAAAACACGCGGTTTCGGTGTAGTTGGTCAACACCACATAGACCAACTACACCGAAGACCAACTACACCGAAGGCCAACTACACCGAAACCGCAGGAGAGCTAGACGCTTGCCGCCTCGTTGAGTTCGTTGAGCCGGCCGGTCGCCTCCAGGTACTCCTGAACCCAGCGCTCGATCACCGTCGCGGTCTTCTCGACCTTGGTGAACTGACCGACCACCTGGCCGATCGGGTTGAACGCGACGTCGACGGATTCGTTCGGGTACTTGTGCGTCGCGGCCACCGCCATTCCGGAGACCATGTACTGCAGCGGCATTCCGAGCGGCTTGGGGTTGTTCTCGTCCTCCCACGCCTCGGTCCAGTCGTTGCGCAGCATGCGCGCCGGCTTGCCGGTGAAGGAGCGGCTGCGCACGGTGTCGCGGCTACCGGCCTTGATGTAGGCCTCGTGTTGCACCGGCGTGTTCTCCGACTCCTCGACGATCACCCACTGCGACCCGGTCCACGCGCCCTGCGCGCCCAGCGCCAGCGCCGCCGCGATCTGCTGGC is drawn from Mycolicibacterium gilvum and contains these coding sequences:
- a CDS encoding AMP-binding protein, with the translated sequence MVETSIPALLRERASLQPDDTAYTFVDYEKDPAGIPESLTWPQLYRQVSNVARELRLCTSPGDRAVISAPQSLDYIVGFLGALEAGLIAVPLSVPQGGVADERVDSVLRDAAPTVVLTTSAVAGDVAAHVSARPGESAASVVEIDLLDLEAAGRSSFGFTDPDDQGIAYLQYTSGSTRSPAGVMISYKNLLTNVQQITTDYAVDVGGVAPPDMTVVSWLPFYHDLGLIMGVCTPVYGGYHTVLTSPLAFLERPARWMQMLADNSAAFSSAPNFAFELATRKTTDADMADHDLGDVFIIQSGAERVNPTTLKRFTDRFAAFNLDERVIQPSYGLAEATLYVATVRPGLPPAIVDFEPDQLSAGTATRSVNSGGTPLVAYDTPLSELSPTVRIVDPETRTECADGSTGEVWVHGDNVGLGYWRKPEDSERVFRATLVEPSAGTPEGPWLRTGDLGFISEGQLFIVGRIKDLLIVYGRNHAPEDIEATISEITKGRVAAISVPLDGVEQLVAIAEFKKRGDSAEQFTDATRDITSAISTAHGLSIADLVLVAPGSIPITTSGKIRRQSCAEEYRRNRFARLNS
- a CDS encoding lipoprotein LpqH, with the protein product MLTRHLMVAVAGSALVLGVAGCSTPEPALGGTTATVSIDGDDTGGEHVVRCHQAGWSWFIETPEEDSGFVAVVSTGETVTAESVNFRGFGGFTGSFWADNIGDAEVTTDGGSFTISGTADGAFDDRPSEAVSATFRIEADC
- a CDS encoding helix-turn-helix domain-containing protein, which encodes MRGWRQRRRLSQLELALDAGVSARHISFVETGRAKPSRAMVLRLAWVLGVPQRDQNRMLIAAGFAPAYTERPLDSPDMAAVRAGVARVLDAYEPFPCVVVSRGWWILQTNAGAGVLLDGVAAHLLERPNALRIALHPDGLAPRIGNLAQWRTHLIERLRREVAADGCAELSELLAEIESYPGGFEDSPDLGGVAVPLVLRIAGGRTLRFLSTVTTFGTALDLTAAELSVEAFLPADDATAALLR
- a CDS encoding cytochrome P450 is translated as MATPTLPPGFDFTDPDLNRERLPVEELAELRRCAPIWWNEQPDGIGGFGDGGYWVVTKHHDVKEISKRSDVFSSEVKTALPRYPEGSTGEQIETGSLVLLNMDAPRHTHLRKIISRGFTPRAVERLRDDLNARAQNIAKTAASAGSGDFVEQVSCELPLQAIAGLLGVPVDDRKKLFDWSNQMVSDDDPEYAHYDNRNAATELIMYAMQLAAVRAEHPGEDIVTKLIEADVDGHKLSDDEFGFFMVLLAVAGNETTRNSITHGMIAFTEHPDQWELYKRERPVTAVDEIVRWATPVTSFQRTALTDYELSGVQIRKGQRVVMSYRSANFDEEVFEDPFRFDILRDPNPHVGFGGTGAHYCIGANLARMTIDLMFNAIADHMPDLSAIGTPDRLRSGWLNGIKHWQVDYSGQGCPVAHQVHQS
- a CDS encoding molybdopterin-dependent oxidoreductase, with protein sequence MSEQPNGWQASACILCECNCGIVVQVRDRTLARIRGDKEHPASRGYTCNKALRLDHYQNNPNRLTSPMRRRPDGTYEEIDWETAISEIADGFRAIAANHGGDTILYYGGGGQGNHLGGAYSGAFLKALGSHYRSNALAQEKTGEHWIDTHLYGNHTRGEFEHAEVAVFVGKNPWMSQSFPRARVVLNEIARDPGRSMIVIDPVITDTARMADIHLRVRPGSDAWCLAALAGVLVQEDLCDDAFLAAHVNGVDAVREVLREVPVAEYARRCGVDEALIRSAARRIAAAGSVAVFEDLGVQQSLNSTLCSYLNKMLWILTGNFAKRGAQHLHSSFAPLFRPGGVGRTPVTGAPIIGGLMPSNVIPEEILTDHPDRFRALIVESSNPAHSVADSAAVRRAFSELELLVVIDVAMTETARLAHYVLPAASQFEKVEATFFNLEFPHNTFHLRHPLMEPLPGTLPEPEIWARLMRALGVVDDAELAPLRRAAAQGLPAYTEAFLTAVSANPGLGKVLPFVLYETLGPTLPEGLSGAAALWGLAQKAALTYPEAVHRAGHADGNALFTAILDGRSGVTFTEHEYQDDFALISHPDRRIALEIPEMLADIRALADAADALTDDEFPIVLSAGERRAYTANDIIRDPAWRTRDPDGALRVSVHDAAVLGLVDGGRARITTAAGTAEATVEISEAMLPGHASLPNGFGVDHLRPDGESLSPGVAPNTLTSSARRDAYAGTPWHKHVPARIERVCADGLVGVT